A stretch of the Haloplanus aerogenes genome encodes the following:
- a CDS encoding L-lactate permease: MAAIDVAIAVLPLAAIAYLMVGRFWPATRAMPVAWIVAIGAGYFGWNMSPTWIGAATINGFITAASILWIVFGAILLLYTLKRTGAFDAINQGFASISDDRRVQVVLLVFLMGSFIEGAAGFGTPAAIVGPLLVGLGFPPLAAVVVALTGNLMAITFGAVGTPLIIGMIDIFEDVDVISSAVAAQGMNIEGWVAEIAVWAASFHVIVGAALPFIGVAMMTRFFGEERSIKPALEVLPLTLFAWASFAVPYWATAYFLGPEFPGLIGAMVGLFVTVGALKAGFFHPDEDWDFADQSAWPDHWVGDIQPGESSSRDTHVAADGGTVQTMSLPRAWTPYALVAVLLVVTRVVDPVTTFLQSNLVLQWQSILGTSLSGSFATLYLPGAVFVAVHLLTIPIHGMDAKEIKGAWAETIEKVTPAVIALLFAVATVQIMLQSGTATGTDGMLIVLSDTMAGVAGGVYPFFASLVGALGAFLAGSNTVSDILFGTFQYGVADQIGFPHTIILGAQAVGGAIGNLIAVHNVVAALAVVGLVGQEGRVIRYELIPLAYYATMTGALTLLFGYVLFPGVF; the protein is encoded by the coding sequence ATGGCGGCCATCGACGTCGCCATCGCGGTGTTACCGCTCGCGGCCATCGCCTACCTGATGGTCGGGCGGTTCTGGCCGGCGACGCGGGCGATGCCCGTCGCGTGGATCGTCGCCATCGGCGCCGGCTACTTCGGCTGGAACATGTCGCCGACGTGGATCGGCGCCGCCACCATCAACGGCTTCATCACCGCCGCGAGCATCCTGTGGATCGTCTTCGGGGCGATCCTCCTGCTCTACACGCTCAAACGCACCGGCGCGTTCGACGCCATCAACCAGGGGTTCGCCTCGATCAGCGACGACCGCCGCGTACAGGTGGTCCTGCTCGTCTTCCTGATGGGCTCGTTCATCGAGGGGGCGGCCGGGTTCGGCACGCCCGCGGCCATCGTCGGTCCGCTTCTCGTCGGCCTCGGCTTCCCGCCGCTGGCGGCCGTCGTCGTCGCCCTCACGGGTAACCTGATGGCGATCACCTTCGGCGCCGTCGGGACGCCGCTCATCATCGGGATGATCGACATCTTCGAGGACGTGGACGTCATCTCCTCGGCCGTCGCCGCTCAGGGGATGAACATCGAGGGCTGGGTGGCCGAAATCGCGGTGTGGGCCGCCTCCTTCCACGTCATCGTCGGCGCCGCCCTCCCCTTCATCGGCGTGGCGATGATGACGCGCTTCTTCGGTGAGGAACGCTCTATCAAGCCCGCGCTGGAGGTCCTGCCGCTCACGCTGTTCGCGTGGGCCTCCTTCGCCGTCCCCTACTGGGCGACGGCCTACTTCCTCGGGCCGGAGTTCCCCGGTCTGATCGGGGCGATGGTCGGCCTGTTCGTCACGGTCGGCGCGCTCAAGGCCGGCTTCTTCCACCCCGACGAGGATTGGGACTTCGCCGACCAGTCCGCGTGGCCCGACCACTGGGTCGGTGACATCCAGCCCGGCGAATCCTCGTCCCGTGACACACACGTCGCCGCCGACGGCGGGACGGTCCAGACCATGTCGCTCCCGCGGGCGTGGACGCCCTACGCCCTCGTCGCGGTACTGCTGGTCGTCACCCGCGTCGTCGACCCGGTGACGACGTTCCTGCAGTCGAACCTCGTCCTGCAGTGGCAGTCGATCCTCGGCACGTCGCTGTCGGGGTCGTTCGCCACGCTGTACCTGCCCGGCGCGGTGTTCGTCGCCGTCCACCTGCTGACCATCCCGATCCACGGGATGGACGCGAAAGAGATCAAGGGCGCGTGGGCCGAAACCATCGAGAAGGTGACCCCCGCCGTCATCGCCCTGCTCTTCGCGGTGGCGACAGTGCAGATCATGCTCCAATCGGGAACCGCGACGGGGACGGACGGGATGCTGATCGTCCTCTCCGACACGATGGCCGGGGTCGCCGGCGGCGTGTACCCCTTCTTCGCGTCGCTCGTCGGCGCGCTGGGGGCCTTCCTCGCCGGGTCGAACACCGTCTCCGACATCCTGTTCGGCACGTTCCAGTACGGCGTGGCCGATCAGATCGGCTTCCCGCACACCATCATCCTCGGCGCACAGGCCGTGGGCGGGGCCATCGGCAACCTCATCGCCGTCCACAACGTCGTCGCGGCGCTCGCCGTCGTCGGCCTGGTCGGTCAGGAGGGACGGGTCATCCGCTACGAACTCATCCCGCTCGCGTACTACGCGACGATGACGGGGGCACTGACGCTCCTGTTCGGGTACGTGCTGTTCCCCGGCGTCTTCTGA
- a CDS encoding FAD-binding and (Fe-S)-binding domain-containing protein: MATTGDAPDDPSSAGDYDYQSDDVDRPGMVDDLDGLIDGDVRFDDYSRQLYATDASAYEMTPVGVVVPTSTADVVAVVEYCAEREIPVLPRGGGTSLAGQTVNEAVVIDFSREMTDVLEMDPEARRARAQPGVKLGDLNAELAPHGLKFAPDPAWGDKSVLGGAIGNNSTGSHSLKYGKTDAYVEEVEAVLADGTVTTFGEVTLDELREGADSDGNLAERFYAEVARIVDEETDEVREKYPDLKRNVSGYNLDRLIDEAETGSVNLARLLAGSEGTLAIITEATVSLEPVPGTKAIGLLTYDDLIDAMEDVAPILDHDPAAVEVLDDVLLDLARETAEFRDVVGMLPEGTDSVLLVEFYAESDEEGRQKVADLIADRVPDGDSEADPSDGATDLTAAPRRARTAMEAHDAETREKFWKMRKSGLPILLGRTTDAKHIAFIEDTAIPAENLPAYVADFQEMLDDHDTFASYYAHAGPGVLHIRPLVNTKTVEGIDQMESIADAATDLVVKYNGSVSGEHGDGRARTQWNRKLYGERLWQTFRDLKTAVDPDWLLNPGTVCGDVDMTENLRFDADYEFDAGFDPALNWDNENGLQGMVELCHGCGGCRGPQETTGGVMCPTYRASQEEITATRGRANLLRQAMSGDLDDDAADVEFMHEVLDLCIGCKGCSKDCPSEVDLAKLKAEVTHEHHQRHGSSLRDKLFANIDALNALGSALAPVSNWAAKVPGARVVMEKTVGIAKERSLPTFHRESLTEWFDARGGAQVRESEAAHRVLLFPDAYTTYNAPAAGKAAVRVLEAANVHVAIPDDVTGSGRPPFSKGFLDRAREQARTNVDALAPRIRDGWDAVVVEPSDAVMFQSDYRDLLTGDDVDTVATNTYGVMEYLDAFRLDESLALDAPAESLTYHGHCHQKATQKDHHAVGVLRRAGYAVDPLDSGCCGMAGSFGYEAEHYSMSKAIGKILFEQVDDSDGDRVVAPGASCRTQLEDHYDEKPPTPVEMLDRAL; encoded by the coding sequence ATGGCAACGACAGGCGACGCCCCCGACGATCCGTCGTCGGCGGGTGATTACGACTACCAGAGCGACGACGTCGACCGGCCGGGCATGGTCGACGACCTGGACGGGCTGATCGACGGCGACGTCCGCTTCGACGACTACTCCCGACAGCTGTACGCCACCGACGCCAGCGCCTACGAGATGACGCCAGTCGGCGTCGTCGTCCCAACTTCCACTGCCGACGTAGTCGCCGTAGTGGAGTACTGCGCCGAGCGCGAGATTCCCGTCCTCCCCCGCGGCGGCGGCACCAGTCTCGCCGGCCAGACCGTCAACGAGGCGGTCGTCATCGACTTCTCGCGGGAGATGACCGACGTGCTGGAGATGGACCCCGAGGCCCGCCGCGCCCGCGCCCAACCGGGCGTGAAACTCGGCGACCTCAACGCCGAACTCGCCCCTCACGGCCTGAAGTTCGCACCCGACCCCGCGTGGGGCGACAAGAGCGTCCTCGGCGGCGCCATCGGCAACAACTCCACCGGCTCCCACTCCCTGAAGTACGGCAAGACCGACGCCTACGTCGAGGAGGTCGAGGCCGTCCTCGCGGACGGCACGGTGACGACGTTCGGCGAGGTGACCCTCGACGAACTCCGCGAGGGGGCCGACTCCGACGGGAACTTGGCGGAGCGGTTCTACGCCGAAGTGGCTCGCATCGTCGACGAGGAGACTGACGAAGTGCGCGAGAAGTACCCCGACCTGAAGCGCAACGTCTCGGGCTACAACCTCGACCGCCTGATCGACGAGGCGGAGACGGGGTCGGTCAACCTCGCCCGTCTGCTGGCGGGAAGTGAGGGAACGCTCGCGATCATCACCGAGGCGACCGTCTCGCTCGAACCCGTCCCCGGGACGAAGGCCATCGGTCTCCTCACGTACGACGACCTCATCGACGCGATGGAGGACGTGGCGCCCATCCTCGACCACGACCCCGCGGCGGTCGAAGTGCTGGACGACGTGTTGCTCGATCTGGCGCGCGAGACGGCCGAGTTCAGGGACGTGGTGGGGATGCTCCCCGAGGGAACCGACTCGGTCCTCCTCGTCGAGTTCTACGCCGAGAGCGACGAGGAGGGACGCCAGAAAGTGGCGGATCTGATCGCGGATCGGGTACCCGACGGCGACAGCGAGGCCGACCCGTCCGACGGCGCGACCGACCTGACGGCGGCCCCGCGGCGCGCCCGGACGGCGATGGAGGCCCACGACGCCGAAACGCGGGAGAAGTTCTGGAAGATGCGCAAGTCCGGGCTGCCGATCCTGCTGGGGCGGACGACCGACGCCAAACACATCGCGTTCATCGAGGACACAGCCATCCCGGCCGAGAACCTCCCCGCCTACGTCGCGGACTTTCAGGAGATGCTCGACGACCACGATACGTTCGCGAGTTACTACGCCCACGCCGGGCCGGGCGTCCTCCACATCCGCCCGCTGGTCAACACCAAGACGGTCGAGGGCATCGACCAGATGGAATCCATCGCCGACGCCGCGACCGATCTGGTCGTCAAGTACAACGGCTCCGTCTCGGGCGAACACGGCGACGGCCGGGCGCGCACCCAGTGGAACCGGAAACTGTACGGCGAGCGCCTCTGGCAAACCTTCCGCGACCTGAAGACGGCGGTCGACCCGGACTGGCTGCTCAACCCCGGCACCGTCTGTGGCGACGTGGACATGACCGAGAACCTCCGGTTCGACGCCGACTACGAGTTCGACGCCGGCTTCGACCCCGCCCTGAACTGGGACAACGAGAACGGCCTGCAGGGTATGGTCGAACTCTGTCACGGCTGTGGCGGCTGTCGCGGCCCGCAGGAGACGACCGGCGGCGTCATGTGCCCTACCTACCGCGCCAGTCAGGAGGAGATCACCGCCACGCGGGGCCGGGCGAACCTGCTCCGGCAGGCGATGAGCGGCGATCTGGACGACGACGCCGCCGACGTGGAGTTCATGCACGAGGTGCTCGACCTCTGCATCGGCTGCAAGGGCTGTTCGAAGGACTGCCCGAGCGAGGTGGATCTCGCCAAGTTGAAAGCCGAAGTCACCCACGAACACCACCAGCGGCACGGGTCGTCGCTTCGGGACAAACTGTTCGCGAACATCGACGCGCTGAACGCGCTGGGGTCGGCGCTCGCGCCCGTCTCGAACTGGGCGGCGAAGGTGCCCGGCGCTCGAGTGGTCATGGAGAAGACCGTCGGTATCGCGAAAGAGCGCTCGCTCCCCACCTTCCACCGCGAGTCGCTGACCGAGTGGTTCGACGCCCGGGGCGGCGCGCAAGTGCGCGAATCGGAGGCCGCCCACCGCGTCCTCCTCTTTCCCGACGCCTACACCACTTACAACGCGCCGGCGGCGGGCAAAGCCGCAGTCCGCGTGCTGGAGGCCGCGAACGTCCACGTCGCCATACCCGACGACGTGACCGGAAGCGGTCGTCCGCCATTCTCGAAGGGCTTTCTCGACCGGGCCCGCGAACAGGCGCGAACGAACGTCGACGCCCTCGCGCCCCGCATCAGGGACGGCTGGGACGCGGTCGTCGTCGAACCCTCCGACGCCGTGATGTTCCAGTCCGATTACCGCGACTTGCTCACCGGCGACGACGTGGACACGGTGGCCACCAACACCTACGGCGTCATGGAGTATCTCGACGCCTTCCGACTCGACGAGTCGCTCGCCCTCGATGCACCCGCCGAGTCGCTGACCTACCACGGCCACTGCCACCAGAAGGCGACCCAGAAAGACCACCACGCCGTCGGCGTCCTCCGTCGGGCGGGCTACGCGGTCGACCCCCTCGATTCGGGCTGTTGTGGCATGGCCGGCTCCTTCGGCTACGAGGCCGAACACTACTCGATGAGCAAGGCCATCGGAAAGATCCTCTTCGAGCAGGTGGACGACAGCGACGGTGACCGGGTCGTCGCCCCCGGCGCCTCCTGTCGCACCCAACTCGAAGATCACTACGACGAGAAACCCCCCACGCCCGTCGAGATGCTCGACCGGGCGCTCTAG
- a CDS encoding helix-turn-helix transcriptional regulator, translating into MIGDDSPAAVVERRTETLRALAVASASKAELAERIGVSRSTAERSLRDLSMLGFVAATADGYQLTVPGRLALDEHDRRIERIGRFADVASLFDGIEVGIDVDPALFDDARVVEPRPHAPHRPVECVAALVADATHVSVYSARHLSRNARVYHNQVLDGMTGTFVVTDRVVDQQRSTRPGDLREALDLGRIDIRRTDRDEPVTLVLAETPDGPEVGLVLYLDGTPRGFVGTDDPAATRWARDLHERLWQSATPL; encoded by the coding sequence ATGATAGGCGATGATTCACCCGCGGCGGTCGTCGAGCGTCGCACCGAGACTCTTCGTGCCCTGGCCGTGGCGTCGGCCTCGAAGGCGGAACTGGCGGAACGGATCGGCGTCTCGCGGTCGACGGCCGAGCGGTCGCTCCGTGACCTGTCCATGCTCGGGTTCGTCGCCGCGACGGCGGACGGCTACCAGCTGACGGTGCCGGGTCGGCTGGCGCTCGACGAACACGACCGGCGGATCGAGCGGATCGGTCGCTTCGCCGACGTCGCGTCGCTTTTCGACGGAATCGAAGTCGGGATCGACGTCGACCCCGCCCTCTTCGACGACGCGCGAGTCGTCGAGCCGCGCCCGCACGCGCCGCACCGACCCGTCGAGTGCGTGGCCGCCCTCGTCGCGGACGCCACGCACGTCTCCGTCTACTCCGCCAGACATCTCTCCCGGAACGCCCGCGTCTACCACAATCAGGTACTCGACGGGATGACCGGGACGTTCGTCGTCACGGATCGGGTCGTCGACCAACAGCGCTCGACCCGTCCCGGCGACTTGCGCGAAGCGCTCGACCTCGGCCGCATCGACATCCGACGCACCGACCGTGACGAGCCCGTGACGCTCGTCCTCGCGGAGACGCCGGACGGGCCCGAAGTGGGGCTCGTCCTCTATCTCGACGGCACACCTCGCGGGTTCGTCGGCACCGACGATCCGGCGGCGACGCGGTGGGCGCGGGACCTCCACGAACGGCTGTGGCAGTCGGCGACGCCGCTCTAG
- a CDS encoding GIY-YIG nuclease family protein: MDADGTTGGTYTLLLTLPQAVDIAVGALGTHRFPGGAYAYTGSALGSGGFARVDRHRRVARGDHDVRHWHVDYLTGHSATELVDVVTSPGVDAECAIARRLPGGPVEGFGASDCGCRSHLAVGEDIETLRATVASVHQN; this comes from the coding sequence ATGGACGCCGACGGCACCACTGGCGGCACGTACACCCTGCTGCTCACGCTTCCGCAAGCGGTCGACATCGCGGTCGGTGCACTCGGAACCCATCGCTTTCCCGGCGGCGCGTACGCCTACACGGGGAGTGCCCTCGGGAGCGGCGGATTCGCCCGCGTCGACCGGCACCGACGGGTCGCACGCGGCGACCACGACGTTCGCCACTGGCACGTCGACTACCTCACCGGCCACTCCGCGACCGAACTGGTCGACGTGGTCACGTCCCCCGGTGTCGACGCCGAGTGCGCCATCGCTCGTCGCCTCCCCGGGGGTCCGGTCGAGGGGTTCGGCGCTTCGGACTGTGGCTGCCGCTCGCATCTCGCTGTCGGTGAGGATATCGAGACCCTGCGCGCTACCGTCGCGTCGGTCCACCAGAACTGA
- a CDS encoding DEAD/DEAH box helicase produces the protein MDDAVDRLRARADEGQLADYRLVPGREPTYADCDLEPRLASALADRGIDRLYRHQVDAIEAVRNGKDVVLATPTASGKSLAYTVPAFERAMDHGGRTLYLGPQNALIADQAESLDSLARDLGFGSRVSVDTYTGRLSQTEKRDVRDRRPTVLLSNPDMLHYGLLPHGHRLWEWLFSSLDLVVVDEVHDYRGVFGSHVALVFRRLARLCERFGSDPQFLCCSATIGNPVEHAARLTGRPESGFTLVDDDTSGRGPRHWVLLNPPEYEGDEGSGRRRSSHVETKRLFADLVSAGHQTLAFTRARQTAERYATESADALRDRGERSLASRIEAYQASLRDDRRRDIEDGLHNGRVRGVWSTSALELGVDVGGLDAVLLDGYPGTRMSTFQRAGRAGRGSDPALVALVAGEDQLDQYLMANPDDLFAGDPEQATVDPENDHLRPAHVASAAVENWLSQADEKHFGEGFATIVRELEAEGRLERRETSEGVRWTHAGDRSPQHETSLRTVDDREVDLLADGDVIATLGFGDALRDAHPGAIYHHQGQSYEVTDLDLDRDVATLQSTWADYYTRVLTEKSITVDRDREATALSARPDTEVRLADVTVTERVTGFERRDAKRGETLGREMVALPETTLSTTALYFTVPGDVETEMRVIGDFDGGIHAAEHGLISLFPLELLCDRADVGGLSTPYHAHTGASTIFVYDGYPGGVGLARGGYERIEPLLARTGRMIDACGCADGCPACVQSPHCGNANDPLAPEPAVHLLASLTGD, from the coding sequence GTGGACGACGCCGTCGACCGACTTCGGGCGCGGGCGGACGAGGGACAACTCGCCGACTACCGTCTCGTCCCCGGCCGCGAGCCGACGTACGCCGACTGCGACCTCGAACCGCGACTGGCGAGTGCGCTGGCGGATCGGGGCATCGACCGCCTCTACCGCCACCAGGTCGACGCCATCGAGGCCGTCCGGAACGGGAAGGACGTGGTACTCGCGACGCCGACGGCGAGCGGCAAGAGTCTCGCGTACACCGTCCCCGCGTTCGAACGGGCGATGGACCACGGCGGGCGAACGCTGTATCTCGGCCCGCAGAACGCCCTCATCGCGGATCAGGCCGAGAGCCTCGACTCCCTCGCCCGCGACCTCGGGTTCGGGAGTCGCGTCTCGGTCGACACCTACACCGGTCGGCTCTCGCAGACCGAGAAACGCGACGTTCGGGACCGCCGGCCGACCGTCCTGCTCTCCAACCCGGACATGCTCCACTACGGCCTCTTGCCCCACGGCCACCGCCTCTGGGAGTGGCTCTTCTCCTCGCTCGACCTCGTCGTCGTCGACGAGGTTCACGACTACCGCGGCGTCTTCGGCAGTCACGTCGCCCTCGTCTTCCGCCGGCTGGCCCGCCTCTGTGAGCGTTTCGGGAGCGACCCGCAGTTTCTCTGCTGTTCGGCCACCATCGGCAACCCGGTCGAACACGCCGCACGCCTGACCGGGCGTCCGGAGTCGGGATTCACGCTCGTCGACGACGATACGAGCGGTCGGGGACCGCGTCACTGGGTGCTGTTGAACCCACCCGAGTACGAGGGCGACGAGGGATCGGGTCGCCGCCGGTCGAGTCACGTCGAGACGAAACGACTGTTCGCGGACCTCGTGAGCGCGGGCCACCAGACGCTCGCGTTCACCCGTGCGCGCCAGACCGCCGAACGCTACGCGACCGAGAGCGCGGACGCGTTGCGCGACCGGGGCGAACGAAGTCTCGCCTCGCGAATCGAGGCGTATCAGGCCTCGCTCCGCGACGACCGCCGGCGCGACATCGAGGACGGCCTTCATAACGGCCGGGTACGGGGCGTCTGGAGTACGAGCGCGCTCGAACTCGGCGTCGACGTGGGAGGACTGGATGCCGTCCTCCTCGACGGCTACCCGGGCACCCGGATGTCGACCTTCCAGCGCGCGGGGCGGGCGGGACGCGGGTCGGACCCGGCGCTCGTCGCCCTCGTCGCCGGCGAGGACCAGTTGGACCAGTACCTGATGGCGAACCCCGACGACCTCTTTGCCGGCGACCCGGAGCAGGCGACCGTCGACCCGGAGAACGACCACCTCCGGCCCGCCCACGTCGCGTCGGCGGCCGTGGAGAACTGGCTGTCGCAGGCGGACGAGAAACACTTCGGCGAGGGCTTTGCCACCATCGTCCGGGAACTGGAGGCCGAGGGGCGACTGGAGCGCCGGGAGACGAGCGAGGGCGTCCGCTGGACCCACGCCGGGGATCGGAGCCCGCAACACGAGACGAGCCTCCGGACCGTCGACGACCGCGAGGTGGATCTACTGGCCGACGGCGACGTGATCGCTACGCTCGGCTTCGGCGACGCCCTGCGGGACGCCCACCCCGGCGCCATCTACCACCATCAGGGGCAGTCCTACGAGGTGACGGATCTGGATCTGGATCGAGACGTGGCTACCCTGCAGTCGACGTGGGCGGATTACTACACGCGCGTCCTGACGGAGAAGTCGATCACGGTGGATCGGGACCGGGAGGCGACCGCCCTGTCGGCCCGCCCCGACACCGAGGTCCGCCTCGCGGACGTGACCGTCACCGAACGGGTGACGGGGTTCGAACGCCGGGACGCGAAACGGGGCGAGACGCTGGGTCGGGAGATGGTGGCGCTGCCGGAGACGACGCTGTCGACGACGGCGCTGTATTTCACCGTCCCCGGCGACGTGGAAACCGAGATGCGCGTCATCGGCGACTTCGACGGGGGCATCCACGCCGCCGAACACGGCCTCATCTCGCTGTTCCCGCTCGAACTCCTCTGTGACCGGGCGGACGTGGGGGGCCTCTCGACGCCGTATCACGCCCACACCGGCGCGAGCACCATCTTCGTCTACGACGGCTACCCCGGCGGCGTCGGCCTCGCCCGTGGCGGCTACGAGCGAATCGAACCGCTCCTCGCCCGCACGGGGCGCATGATCGACGCCTGCGGGTGCGCGGACGGCTGTCCGGCCTGCGTCCAGTCGCCCCACTGTGGGAACGCGAACGACCCGCTGGCGCCGGAGCCGGCGGTCCACCTGCTGGCGTCGCTGACGGGGGACTAG
- the ppk1 gene encoding polyphosphate kinase 1 encodes MSDPDDPAGTHDESDDETASASATPDLDDPQFYLNRELSHLAFQRRVLHEALDDRTPLLERVRFLGIFTRNLDEFFMKRVGGLKQQIDAGVTDSTVDGRTPREQWAEILETTAPMFDRQTECYREVVRPALAEAGIEILDYDDLTTDERDRMRAYFEESVLPTLTPLAFDPAHPFPFISNLSLSLGAFVRHEGDEDEGPIFTRIKVPQNRPRLVPVEEGSRYVLLENLIEAHLDLLMPNVEVLDTALFRITRNAEVRHDQEVAEDLIEAIEEVIEQRRFATAVRLEISADAPEAMVTLLQEQLDLDPAEVFYRDGPLDYRDFTTLTELERPDLKRRPWSPLPHPRFSEGPTADATMHGADLFDEIARDDVLLHHPYHSFDGTVQRFLDAAANDPDVLAIKAAIYRTASDSQVIQRLIDAADNGKQVAVMVELKARFDEQNNLQWVRKLEENGIHVAYGTVGLKTHTKTALVVREEADGVKLYSHVATGNYHSETAKGYVDLGLLTADRDIGQDLATVFNFFTGPSLDESFRKLLVAPVTMREHFTELIRREARYARAGRPARVVAKMNALEDPDIVAELYRASMAGVDIDLIVRDICRLRPGIEGVSDTVSVRSVVGRFLEHSRIYYFENGAGPDDPAAADEPNPQYFVGSADWMTRNLDYRVEAVAPVTDPDIREQLRFVLEVMLHDNRTGWEMDADGEYEQRTPGDDPVWSTQEILMDAARAAHECDDDHGLDTDHPASPGDLLVTGDEADDDGD; translated from the coding sequence ATGTCCGATCCAGACGATCCAGCCGGCACGCACGACGAGTCCGATGACGAGACAGCGTCGGCGTCGGCCACGCCCGACCTCGACGACCCGCAGTTCTACCTGAACCGGGAGTTGAGTCACTTGGCGTTCCAGCGACGCGTCCTCCACGAGGCGCTCGACGACCGCACACCCCTGCTGGAGCGGGTGCGGTTTCTCGGCATCTTCACCCGCAACCTCGACGAGTTCTTCATGAAGCGGGTGGGCGGCCTGAAACAGCAGATCGACGCGGGCGTCACCGACTCCACCGTCGACGGGCGGACCCCCCGCGAGCAGTGGGCGGAGATTCTGGAGACGACCGCCCCGATGTTCGACCGGCAGACCGAGTGTTACCGCGAGGTCGTCCGCCCGGCGCTCGCCGAGGCGGGGATCGAGATCCTCGACTACGACGATCTGACCACCGACGAGCGCGACCGGATGCGGGCGTACTTCGAGGAGTCGGTCCTCCCGACGCTGACGCCGCTTGCGTTCGATCCCGCTCACCCCTTCCCCTTCATCTCCAACCTCAGCCTCTCGCTCGGCGCGTTCGTCCGTCACGAGGGTGACGAGGACGAGGGGCCCATCTTCACCCGGATCAAAGTGCCGCAGAACCGCCCCCGACTCGTCCCCGTCGAGGAAGGATCGCGGTACGTCTTGCTAGAGAATCTCATCGAGGCGCATCTCGACCTGCTGATGCCGAACGTCGAGGTGCTCGATACGGCCCTGTTCCGCATCACGCGCAACGCGGAGGTCCGTCACGATCAGGAGGTCGCGGAGGATCTCATCGAGGCCATCGAGGAGGTGATCGAACAGCGGCGCTTCGCCACCGCGGTCCGACTGGAGATCAGTGCGGACGCCCCGGAGGCGATGGTCACCCTCCTGCAGGAGCAACTCGATCTCGACCCGGCGGAGGTGTTCTACCGCGACGGCCCGCTCGACTACCGCGATTTCACGACGCTGACCGAACTGGAGCGCCCGGACCTGAAACGGCGGCCGTGGTCGCCGCTCCCGCACCCCCGGTTCTCCGAGGGGCCGACCGCCGATGCGACGATGCACGGTGCCGACCTCTTCGACGAGATCGCTCGCGACGACGTGCTCCTCCATCACCCGTATCACTCCTTCGACGGGACCGTCCAGCGTTTCCTCGACGCCGCCGCCAACGACCCCGACGTGCTAGCGATCAAGGCCGCCATCTACCGCACGGCGAGCGACTCGCAGGTGATCCAGCGCCTCATCGACGCTGCCGACAACGGCAAACAGGTGGCGGTGATGGTCGAACTCAAGGCGCGCTTCGACGAGCAGAACAACCTCCAGTGGGTGCGCAAGTTGGAGGAGAACGGCATTCACGTCGCCTACGGGACGGTGGGATTGAAGACCCACACCAAGACCGCGCTGGTCGTCCGCGAGGAGGCGGACGGCGTCAAACTCTACTCCCACGTCGCTACGGGGAACTACCACTCCGAGACGGCGAAAGGCTACGTCGATCTCGGGCTTCTCACCGCGGACCGCGACATCGGACAGGACCTCGCCACGGTGTTCAACTTCTTCACTGGGCCGTCGCTGGACGAGTCGTTCCGCAAACTGCTCGTCGCGCCGGTCACGATGCGCGAGCACTTCACCGAGTTGATCCGCCGGGAGGCCCGGTACGCCCGCGCCGGCCGCCCGGCCCGCGTCGTCGCCAAGATGAACGCCCTCGAAGACCCCGACATCGTGGCAGAACTCTACCGGGCGTCGATGGCCGGCGTCGACATCGATCTGATCGTCCGCGACATCTGCCGCCTGCGTCCCGGTATCGAGGGCGTCAGCGACACCGTCTCCGTCCGCTCGGTCGTCGGGCGCTTCCTCGAACACTCGCGGATCTACTACTTCGAGAACGGCGCAGGCCCCGACGATCCGGCGGCCGCCGACGAGCCGAATCCCCAGTATTTCGTCGGCTCCGCCGACTGGATGACGCGAAACCTCGATTACCGCGTCGAGGCCGTCGCGCCCGTCACCGACCCCGACATCCGCGAACAACTCCGGTTCGTGCTGGAGGTGATGCTCCACGACAACCGCACCGGGTGGGAGATGGACGCCGACGGCGAGTACGAACAGCGGACGCCCGGCGACGACCCCGTCTGGAGCACGCAGGAGATTCTGATGGACGCCGCGCGGGCCGCCCACGAGTGCGACGACGACCACGGCCTCGACACCGATCACCCGGCCAGTCCCGGCGACTTGCTGGTGACGGGCGACGAGGCCGACGACGACGGGGACTAG